Proteins encoded within one genomic window of Pirellulales bacterium:
- a CDS encoding N-acetyl sugar amidotransferase — protein MAEATLHTPQAGPAPGAAPKKVYKTCTRCVMDERAPKIRFDADGVCTHCHVHDMLARMFPTGEQGDAFLKKMADRMRRDGRGRQYDCIVGLSGGRDTTYCLYKCVQLGLRPLAVHFDNGWDSEIAKNNIQRVCDKLDVDLHTIIADWEESRELTNCTIRASLPYIDLTDDIGIVRALYDSAAEEGVRWIIHSHSFRTEGINPLLWNYVDGRLVRSLIKRFGRMKLKHFKNVDLRHFLYWAVIKRINVFTITNHYDDADAEIDEFLKREFCWQDTGGWHFDNEIFGLQCYYTRHKFGFDWRMVEVAALVREGLMSRDEGLARLDEVPAIERKEIVDYALKKQGISEAEFAEIMAAEPKYFTDYPTYYPILKLFRLPIKWLCRMNVLPPHAYEKYFEL, from the coding sequence ATGGCTGAAGCCACCCTGCACACCCCCCAGGCAGGCCCAGCGCCCGGCGCGGCGCCCAAGAAGGTCTACAAAACCTGCACGCGCTGCGTGATGGACGAGCGGGCGCCAAAAATCCGCTTCGACGCCGACGGCGTTTGCACGCACTGCCACGTTCACGACATGCTCGCCCGCATGTTTCCCACCGGCGAGCAGGGAGACGCCTTCCTCAAGAAAATGGCCGACCGCATGCGGCGCGACGGTCGCGGGCGGCAATACGACTGCATCGTCGGCCTCAGCGGCGGGCGCGACACCACCTATTGCCTCTACAAGTGCGTGCAACTCGGGCTGCGGCCGTTGGCGGTCCACTTCGACAACGGCTGGGACAGCGAGATCGCCAAGAACAACATTCAACGCGTCTGCGACAAGCTCGATGTCGACCTGCACACCATCATCGCCGATTGGGAAGAATCGCGCGAGCTGACCAACTGCACCATTCGCGCGTCGTTGCCGTACATCGACCTGACCGACGACATCGGCATTGTCCGCGCGCTGTACGACAGCGCCGCCGAGGAAGGGGTGCGCTGGATCATCCACAGCCATTCGTTCCGCACCGAAGGCATCAACCCCTTGCTCTGGAACTATGTCGATGGCCGCCTGGTACGCAGCCTCATCAAGCGCTTCGGCCGCATGAAGCTAAAGCACTTCAAGAACGTCGACCTGCGGCACTTTCTCTATTGGGCGGTGATCAAGCGGATCAACGTCTTCACCATCACCAATCATTACGACGACGCCGACGCCGAGATCGACGAATTCCTCAAGCGCGAGTTTTGCTGGCAGGACACCGGCGGCTGGCATTTTGACAACGAGATTTTTGGCCTCCAGTGCTACTACACGCGGCACAAGTTCGGCTTCGATTGGCGCATGGTCGAGGTCGCCGCGCTGGTCCGCGAGGGACTCATGAGCCGCGACGAGGGGCTGGCCAGGCTCGACGAAGTGCCCGCCATCGAGCGCAAGGAAATCGTCGACTACGCGCTGAAGAAGCAGGGCATCTCGGAGGCGGAGTTCGCTGAGATCATGGCGGCCGAGCCCAAATACTTCACCGACTACCCGACGTACTACCCGATCTTGAAGCTCTTCCGCCTGCCGATCAAATGGCTGTGCCGGATGAACGTGCTCCCCCCGCACGCGTACGAGAAATACTTTGAGCTGTAA
- a CDS encoding acyltransferase yields MSTLAPSSAVAARYQSLDVWRALACLAVVACHSVASREPSLWHWGWLGVPVFFVISGYCISAAVERSSSFGGYMRRRLRRIYPPYWAALAVTAALSLWAATRGGVGGLVPATALTPSQWLGNLTLTESWRPHLFGAPMIGLLTITWTLCYEEQFYLVAGLLRRWYFPGVALVTALVLAWPYPVVGFFFDGLWLHFAAGVAVYYALARDARVALLLVPAAFWQFRPDLFHEIRPHSFDQTSVVAFGFAMLLFLLKPLDALLTWRPLAEVGKFSYSIYLIHPVGAKLISDHLPGPTWLAAATGVTVMIPAGYCFYWLVESRCLPPRERPAEERAARSAPATSEALTVFGATGSPV; encoded by the coding sequence GTGAGCACACTCGCGCCATCATCCGCCGTCGCCGCGCGCTATCAATCGCTCGACGTCTGGCGCGCGCTGGCCTGCCTGGCGGTCGTCGCCTGCCACTCGGTCGCCTCGCGCGAGCCAAGCCTCTGGCATTGGGGCTGGCTCGGCGTGCCGGTCTTCTTTGTCATCTCGGGCTATTGCATCAGCGCGGCGGTGGAGCGGTCGTCGAGCTTTGGCGGCTACATGCGGCGTCGACTGCGGCGCATCTATCCTCCTTATTGGGCGGCGCTGGCGGTGACCGCCGCGCTGTCGCTGTGGGCCGCGACGCGCGGCGGGGTCGGCGGACTCGTGCCGGCGACCGCGCTCACTCCGTCGCAGTGGCTGGGCAATCTCACGCTCACCGAGTCGTGGCGTCCGCACCTGTTTGGAGCGCCGATGATTGGCCTGCTCACAATCACCTGGACCTTGTGCTACGAGGAGCAGTTTTATCTCGTCGCCGGATTGCTGCGGCGCTGGTACTTTCCCGGCGTGGCCCTGGTGACGGCGCTGGTGCTGGCGTGGCCGTATCCGGTCGTGGGCTTCTTTTTCGATGGGCTGTGGCTGCATTTCGCGGCCGGAGTGGCGGTGTACTACGCGCTGGCGCGCGACGCGCGGGTGGCGCTATTGCTTGTGCCGGCCGCTTTTTGGCAGTTCCGGCCCGATTTGTTTCACGAGATCCGTCCGCATAGCTTCGATCAAACCAGCGTGGTGGCGTTTGGCTTTGCGATGCTGTTGTTCTTGCTCAAACCGCTGGACGCGCTGCTCACCTGGCGGCCATTGGCCGAGGTTGGCAAGTTCTCGTACAGCATCTACCTGATTCATCCGGTCGGCGCCAAGCTCATCAGCGACCACTTGCCCGGCCCCACTTGGCTGGCGGCGGCGACGGGCGTGACGGTGATGATCCCGGCCGGCTACTGCTTCTATTGGCTGGTGGAATCGCGCTGCCTGCCGCCGCGCGAGCGGCCAGCGGAGGAGCGAGCGGCGCGCTCGGCGCCCGCGACGAGTGAGGCGCTGACGGTCTTCGGCGCCACTGGTTCGCCCGTGTAG
- the ccsA gene encoding cytochrome c biogenesis protein CcsA, whose translation MLHNVEVVCFAASYTVALALELTRLWFRSGVRGMLMLGFALAGLLAHTLFLFHRYTVHATPLSSAFDWYLMAAWGLVVVYLYLTYYHTKNPIGIFILPIVLALIGVAEFLADRASFSATQASRWWGAMHGAFLLLGAIAVILAFVAGVMYLIQARRLKHKRPPPRNFQLPSLEWLARFNTRAILLSVVMLVIGVVAGIVLNAVNHGRQVDQLPWTDPVLLTTTLTVAWLLVAVAFGVVYKPARQGRKVAYLTLASFLFLAVSLGVSLLVNTRHGGGDKTAAPPARALLPEGHG comes from the coding sequence ATGCTGCACAATGTGGAAGTCGTCTGCTTCGCGGCCAGCTACACGGTGGCGCTGGCGCTGGAGCTCACCCGGCTGTGGTTTCGCAGCGGGGTGCGCGGCATGCTGATGCTCGGCTTCGCGCTCGCCGGGCTATTGGCCCACACGCTGTTTCTGTTCCATCGTTACACCGTGCATGCCACGCCGCTATCGAGCGCGTTCGATTGGTATCTGATGGCCGCCTGGGGGCTGGTGGTCGTTTATCTGTATCTCACGTACTATCACACCAAGAACCCAATCGGCATCTTCATCTTGCCGATCGTGCTGGCCTTGATCGGGGTGGCCGAGTTCTTGGCCGATCGCGCGTCGTTTTCGGCCACCCAGGCCTCGCGCTGGTGGGGCGCCATGCACGGCGCGTTTTTGCTGTTGGGCGCGATCGCCGTCATTCTGGCCTTCGTCGCCGGCGTGATGTACTTGATTCAGGCCCGCCGCCTCAAACACAAGCGCCCGCCGCCGCGCAATTTTCAACTCCCCAGCCTCGAATGGCTCGCTCGCTTCAATACCCGCGCCATTCTGCTGTCGGTCGTCATGCTGGTGATTGGCGTGGTGGCGGGCATCGTGCTCAACGCCGTGAACCACGGTCGGCAGGTCGATCAATTGCCGTGGACCGATCCGGTGCTGCTCACCACCACGCTCACGGTGGCTTGGCTCCTGGTGGCGGTGGCGTTTGGCGTGGTCTACAAGCCGGCCCGGCAAGGGCGCAAGGTGGCCTATCTCACCCTGGCCAGCTTTTTGTTTTTGGCGGTCTCGCTTGGCGTGTCGCTGTTGGTGAACACGCGGCACGGCGGCGGTGACAAGACCGCCGCGCCGCCGGCGCGCGCTCTCCTCCCGGAGGGCCACGGATGA
- the argH gene encoding argininosuccinate lyase, with translation MAKKSWSGVFAEATDRRVEAFTESISYDRRLYRHDIEGSIAHATMLAEVGLISTAERQQIEAALAAIGEEIAAGRFEFRTELEDIHMHIERALIDRLGDTGRKLHTARSRNDQVSTDLRLWLRDAIDLLSDRLRELQAAFVGRADRDAGCILPAYTHLQRAQPVLAAHYWLAYCEKLERDRQRLADCRRRVSTLPLGCAAVAGTTLPINRERTCELLGFAGVAANSIDASSDRDFALEFAFCCTLVSEHLSTWAEEWILWSTSEFNFIKLPQAFCTGSSIMPQKINPDTLELTRGKTARVIGNLQALLVLVKGLPLAYNRDLQEDKQRVFDSFDTVLACLEIAIPVVAGAELNRSAIAERLERGYLDATTLMEYLIARGVPQRSAHEIVGTLVRAAMDKNLPLAKLPLDDFREAHPAIDDGVYGVLGAENTVNAFVSYGSTAPAQVEAQLTRWRQKLAAEAPTEVAI, from the coding sequence GTGGCCAAAAAGTCTTGGAGCGGTGTTTTCGCCGAGGCCACCGACCGCCGCGTCGAGGCCTTCACCGAAAGCATCAGCTACGATCGCCGACTCTACCGGCACGACATCGAAGGCTCCATTGCCCATGCCACGATGCTGGCCGAGGTGGGGCTGATCTCCACGGCCGAACGCCAACAGATCGAGGCCGCTCTGGCCGCCATTGGCGAGGAGATCGCGGCGGGCCGCTTCGAGTTCCGCACCGAGCTCGAAGACATCCACATGCACATCGAGCGGGCGCTCATCGACCGGCTGGGCGACACCGGCCGCAAGCTGCACACCGCCCGCAGCCGCAACGATCAGGTCTCGACCGATTTGCGGCTCTGGCTGCGCGACGCCATCGACCTGCTATCGGATCGGCTCCGCGAGCTACAGGCCGCCTTCGTCGGCCGGGCAGACCGCGATGCCGGCTGCATCCTGCCCGCTTACACCCATTTGCAACGGGCCCAACCGGTGCTGGCCGCCCACTACTGGCTGGCCTACTGCGAAAAACTGGAGCGCGACCGCCAGCGACTGGCCGATTGCCGCCGCCGCGTGAGCACGCTCCCCTTGGGCTGCGCCGCCGTGGCGGGCACCACGCTGCCGATCAACCGCGAGCGGACTTGCGAACTATTGGGATTTGCAGGCGTGGCGGCCAACAGCATCGACGCTTCGAGCGACCGCGACTTTGCCCTGGAGTTCGCTTTTTGCTGCACGCTCGTTTCCGAACATCTCAGCACCTGGGCCGAAGAGTGGATCTTGTGGTCGACCAGCGAGTTCAACTTCATCAAGTTGCCGCAGGCGTTCTGCACCGGCAGTTCGATTATGCCGCAAAAGATCAACCCCGACACGCTGGAACTGACGCGCGGCAAGACCGCCCGCGTCATTGGCAATCTGCAAGCGCTGCTGGTGCTGGTGAAGGGCTTGCCGCTGGCCTACAACCGCGACCTGCAAGAAGACAAGCAGCGCGTGTTCGATAGCTTCGACACCGTGCTGGCCTGCCTGGAGATCGCCATTCCGGTCGTGGCGGGCGCCGAATTGAACCGCTCGGCCATCGCCGAACGGCTGGAGCGCGGCTACCTGGACGCGACCACGCTCATGGAATACCTCATTGCCCGCGGTGTGCCGCAGCGCTCGGCGCACGAGATTGTGGGCACGCTGGTCCGCGCGGCGATGGACAAGAACCTGCCGCTGGCCAAGTTGCCGCTGGACGACTTTCGCGAGGCGCACCCGGCGATCGACGACGGCGTGTATGGCGTGCTCGGCGCCGAGAACACGGTGAACGCTTTTGTCAGCTACGGCTCGACGGCGCCGGCGCAGGTCGAGGCGCAACTGACGCGTTGGCGCCAGAAGTTGGCGGCCGAAGCGCCGACGGAGGTCGCGATATGA
- a CDS encoding aldehyde dehydrogenase family protein: MQMFIASQWTGADETIDVVNPFDGSIVDTVPRGTLADVDRALSGLVAGAEIMRGLAAYDRAGILRRAAALVRQRQDNLAETISREEGKIIAEARAEAGRAIEVLELSAEEARRLTGETLPLDAAPGGAGRLGFTIRVPCGVVAAITPFNFPLNLVAHKVGPALAGGNAVIIKPASDTPLSALALVEILLEAGLPPEAIACVTGPGGKLGDAICGDPRVRKISFTGSREIGEHITRAAGIKRVTLELGSNSPVVILDDADLELAARAVAVNGYANAGQVCISAQRIIAGAKVYGNFIDSLAPLVANISTGNPLDPAIQMGPMIRESDAARVESWIGEAVAGGARVVQGGSRDGGLFQPTIVADVRPEMRVSCDELFGPAVAVTRAASVEDALRLANDSRYGLSAAIFTRDLNRALRFARDAESGNIHINGGPQWRADLMPYGGLKESGLGKEGPKYAILEMTESKTVIVHGVD; encoded by the coding sequence ATGCAGATGTTCATCGCCAGCCAGTGGACCGGCGCCGACGAGACGATCGACGTCGTCAACCCCTTCGATGGCTCGATTGTCGACACCGTGCCACGGGGCACACTCGCCGATGTCGATCGGGCCTTGTCCGGGCTGGTCGCTGGCGCCGAGATCATGCGCGGCCTGGCTGCCTATGACCGCGCCGGCATCCTGCGCCGCGCCGCCGCGCTAGTGCGCCAGCGCCAGGACAATCTGGCCGAAACGATCAGCCGCGAAGAAGGAAAGATCATTGCCGAGGCGCGGGCAGAAGCGGGCCGCGCGATCGAGGTGCTGGAGCTATCGGCCGAGGAAGCCCGCCGCCTGACCGGCGAGACGTTGCCGCTCGACGCGGCGCCCGGCGGCGCGGGGCGGCTTGGCTTCACGATTCGCGTGCCGTGCGGCGTGGTGGCCGCGATCACGCCGTTCAACTTTCCCTTGAACCTCGTCGCCCACAAGGTGGGCCCCGCGCTGGCCGGCGGCAACGCGGTCATCATCAAGCCCGCCAGCGACACCCCGCTGTCGGCGCTGGCGCTGGTCGAGATATTGCTGGAGGCGGGCCTGCCGCCCGAGGCCATCGCCTGCGTGACCGGCCCCGGCGGCAAACTGGGAGACGCCATCTGCGGCGACCCGCGCGTGCGCAAGATCAGCTTCACCGGCAGCCGCGAAATTGGCGAGCACATCACCCGCGCCGCCGGCATCAAACGAGTGACGCTCGAACTGGGCTCAAACAGCCCGGTCGTCATTTTGGACGACGCCGATCTGGAGTTGGCCGCTCGCGCCGTGGCGGTCAACGGCTACGCCAACGCCGGGCAGGTGTGCATCTCGGCGCAGCGAATCATCGCCGGCGCCAAAGTGTATGGCAATTTTATCGACTCGCTTGCGCCGCTGGTCGCCAACATCTCGACGGGCAACCCGCTCGACCCGGCGATCCAGATGGGCCCCATGATTCGCGAGTCAGACGCCGCGCGCGTGGAAAGTTGGATCGGCGAGGCGGTCGCCGGCGGCGCGCGGGTGGTGCAAGGCGGATCGCGCGACGGCGGTCTCTTTCAACCAACCATCGTGGCCGATGTGCGCCCCGAGATGCGCGTCAGTTGCGACGAACTGTTTGGCCCGGCGGTGGCCGTGACCCGCGCGGCCAGCGTGGAAGACGCGCTGCGCCTGGCCAACGACAGTCGCTATGGGTTGAGCGCGGCCATCTTCACGCGCGATCTGAACCGCGCGCTGCGCTTTGCCCGCGACGCCGAGAGCGGCAACATCCACATCAATGGGGGACCGCAGTGGCGGGCCGACCTGATGCCATACGGCGGACTCAAGGAGAGCGGCCTGGGCAAGGAGGGCCCCAAGTACGCGATTCTGGAAATGACCGAGAGCAAGACCGTGATTGTGCATGGAGTGGATTGA
- a CDS encoding sigma-54 dependent transcriptional regulator, with translation MSRGYSSLESESTGPPIPSIIGSSPAMLKVYEMTRRVARGNCRVLLLGESGTGKELIAKAIHQLSPRATRPYVRVNCGALSESLLESELFGHVRGAFTGAIDNRTGRFEAAHTGTVFLDEINSTTHKLQVKLLRVLQEREFERVGDTQTIRVDTRVIAASNRDLMEEVEAERFREDLYYRLNVVSLHLPPLRERREDIPELVAHFLQVYNESNDTYVVHLGRPALEALQDYHWPGNVRELQNVIERAVVLAPGDEITCELLPEAVTGKSAPRSSRFRPMDVESLAQDLVQQGVTAAGPNEENLHGKIVNRVERELIAQVMAACDNVQIKAAARLGINRNTLHKKLKEYGLDGSE, from the coding sequence ATGAGCCGCGGCTATTCGTCTCTGGAAAGCGAATCGACTGGGCCGCCGATTCCCAGCATCATCGGCTCCAGCCCCGCGATGCTGAAGGTGTACGAAATGACCCGCCGCGTCGCGCGCGGCAACTGCCGCGTGCTGTTGTTGGGCGAAAGCGGCACCGGCAAGGAGTTGATCGCCAAGGCGATTCATCAACTGAGTCCGCGCGCCACGCGCCCCTATGTGCGCGTGAATTGCGGCGCCTTGTCAGAGAGCCTGCTGGAAAGCGAACTGTTTGGCCATGTGCGCGGGGCGTTCACCGGCGCCATCGACAACCGCACCGGGCGCTTCGAGGCGGCGCACACCGGCACCGTGTTTCTGGACGAAATCAACTCCACCACCCACAAGTTGCAGGTCAAGCTGTTGCGCGTGCTGCAAGAACGCGAGTTCGAACGCGTGGGAGACACGCAAACCATCCGCGTCGATACCCGTGTCATCGCCGCCAGCAATCGCGACCTGATGGAAGAAGTCGAGGCGGAGCGGTTTCGCGAGGATCTGTATTATCGATTGAATGTGGTGTCGCTCCATCTGCCGCCCTTGCGCGAGCGGCGCGAGGACATCCCGGAACTGGTCGCCCACTTTTTGCAGGTTTATAACGAATCGAACGACACCTATGTGGTGCATCTGGGACGGCCGGCGCTCGAGGCCTTGCAAGACTACCACTGGCCGGGCAACGTTCGCGAGTTGCAAAACGTGATCGAGCGGGCGGTGGTGCTCGCGCCGGGAGACGAGATCACCTGCGAGCTATTGCCCGAGGCCGTCACCGGCAAGTCGGCGCCGCGCAGCAGTCGCTTTCGGCCGATGGACGTCGAATCGTTGGCGCAAGATTTGGTGCAACAGGGGGTGACAGCGGCGGGACCGAACGAAGAGAACCTGCATGGCAAGATCGTCAACCGCGTCGAGCGGGAACTGATCGCCCAGGTGATGGCGGCCTGCGACAATGTGCAGATCAAGGCCGCGGCGCGGTTGGGCATCAACCGCAACACCCTGCACAAGAAGCTTAAAGAGTACGGTCTGGACGGCAGCGAGTAG
- the hemA gene encoding glutamyl-tRNA reductase yields the protein MRLQMIGCSHHNATVERRERLAFSPAQARDALCRFRADFPQAEAVLLSTCNRIEVYTAAETGDAAPTHEQVAEFLARFHNVPLHDVFDDLFERTGEDVVRHLFTVAASLDSMVVGEPQILSQVKQAYQLATDEHAAGPLSHAVFQAALRVAKRVAAETAIHQKRVSIPSVAVADFASQIFERFDDKRVLLIGAGEMGEETLRYLRDEGARDITVLNRSYERARELAAQCGARALPWEQLFPQLAAADLVVGTTGAEMPIVRIEDYRRIEPQRYQKPLFILDLAMPRDFDPRIGDCLQVFLYSIDDLRAACEQNRAERDAELPGALSIVEDETQRFMTDLHHRATGPIIKRLKQDWQAPKEEELRRLFNKLPELDDRARLEILQSFDRLLNKLLHPPLEALRDEAQHGIPHALVDAFKRLFQLKD from the coding sequence ATGAGACTGCAAATGATCGGCTGCAGTCATCACAACGCCACGGTCGAGCGCCGCGAGCGGCTGGCGTTCAGCCCCGCGCAGGCGCGCGACGCGCTGTGCCGTTTTCGCGCCGATTTTCCCCAGGCCGAGGCGGTGCTGCTCTCCACCTGCAACCGCATCGAGGTCTACACCGCCGCGGAAACGGGCGACGCCGCCCCCACCCATGAGCAGGTGGCGGAGTTCTTGGCGCGGTTCCACAACGTGCCGCTGCACGATGTGTTCGACGACCTGTTCGAGCGCACGGGCGAAGACGTGGTGCGACATCTGTTCACCGTCGCGGCCAGTCTCGACAGCATGGTGGTGGGCGAGCCGCAGATCCTTTCGCAGGTCAAGCAGGCCTATCAATTGGCCACCGACGAGCATGCCGCCGGGCCGCTGTCGCATGCCGTCTTTCAGGCGGCCCTGCGCGTGGCCAAGCGCGTCGCCGCCGAAACGGCCATTCATCAAAAACGGGTCAGCATCCCCAGCGTGGCGGTGGCCGACTTCGCCAGCCAAATCTTTGAGCGCTTCGACGATAAGCGCGTGCTCTTGATCGGCGCGGGCGAAATGGGCGAGGAGACGCTCCGCTATCTCCGCGACGAGGGCGCCCGCGACATCACCGTGCTCAATCGCAGCTATGAGCGCGCCCGCGAACTGGCCGCGCAGTGCGGCGCGCGGGCGTTGCCGTGGGAGCAGCTTTTTCCGCAGCTTGCCGCCGCCGACCTGGTGGTGGGCACAACCGGCGCCGAAATGCCGATTGTGCGAATCGAGGATTACCGCCGCATCGAGCCGCAGCGCTATCAAAAGCCGCTGTTCATTCTCGATCTGGCGATGCCGCGCGATTTTGACCCTAGGATCGGAGATTGCCTGCAAGTGTTTCTCTACTCGATCGACGATCTGCGCGCCGCCTGCGAACAAAACCGCGCCGAGCGCGACGCCGAACTGCCGGGCGCCTTGAGCATCGTGGAAGATGAGACGCAGCGCTTTATGACCGATTTGCATCACCGGGCCACCGGGCCCATCATCAAGCGGCTCAAGCAGGATTGGCAGGCGCCGAAGGAAGAGGAATTGCGGCGGCTCTTCAACAAACTGCCCGAACTCGACGACCGCGCTCGGCTGGAAATCTTGCAATCGTTCGACCGGCTGCTCAATAAGCTATTGCATCCGCCGCTCGAGGCGCTGCGCGACGAAGCGCAGCACGGCATCCCCCACGCGCTGGTCGACGCCTTCAAGCGACTGTTTCAGTTGAAGGATTAA
- a CDS encoding sigma-70 family RNA polymerase sigma factor — MQLLEEEDLLTLEPLEEQTVGQLVLAAQDGDRDAFGELVRRFEQAVLAIALRRLKNYAEAQELSQEVFVQALRKLDQLREPECFGGWLRSITVRLAINRMVRRQPERGTEPETLAATCIETKTPLTEALASERRRQVRDSLDRLRKLDRETLVAFYVEGQTLIEMSTAFDSPIGTIKRRLHVARKRLARELESLAVA; from the coding sequence ATGCAACTGCTCGAAGAAGAAGACTTACTGACCCTCGAACCGCTCGAAGAACAAACGGTCGGCCAGTTGGTGCTGGCCGCTCAGGACGGCGACCGCGACGCCTTTGGCGAGCTGGTGCGGCGCTTTGAGCAGGCGGTGCTGGCCATCGCGCTGCGGCGGCTGAAGAACTACGCCGAGGCGCAAGAACTGTCGCAAGAGGTGTTTGTGCAGGCGCTGCGCAAGCTCGACCAGTTGCGCGAGCCCGAGTGCTTTGGCGGCTGGTTGCGATCGATCACGGTGCGGTTGGCGATCAACCGCATGGTGCGTCGGCAGCCCGAGCGCGGGACCGAGCCAGAGACCTTGGCCGCGACCTGCATCGAGACCAAGACGCCGCTGACCGAGGCCCTGGCGAGCGAGCGGCGCCGGCAGGTGCGCGACAGCCTCGATCGGCTGCGCAAGCTGGACCGGGAGACGCTAGTGGCGTTCTACGTCGAGGGTCAAACGCTGATCGAGATGTCGACGGCGTTCGACTCGCCGATCGGCACCATCAAGCGGCGGCTGCACGTCGCCCGCAAGCGACTGGCGCGCGAGCTCGAGTCGCTGGCCGTGGCGTGA